The region AAACCACAGGACATTTATTTGAGACTCCCCATGGTTGTTATCCACAATTATTACCTTATTTGATGCGTATTGGTCATGGTATTCAAATTCCTTTACAATATCCTGAACTTTTAACCGAGGTTGCTAGTCTTAATCAGTGTTTGGAAATATGCCCTACTACCTATATTAAAACGGGTACTCTTGAGGAGTTAAAACAGTTAAAGGTTGTTTTTGATCGTTGTTTTGATGCAGGGGTTGACATTGCCATTTGTACTGATAATGCGGGATTACATAATGTTCGTCTTCCTTTTGAGTATGAAAATCTTTTGACTCAAGATATAATCGATTTTGAGCAACTCCAAGCCTGTCAAGATGCTTCTTTTCGTCATGGTTTTGCTTGGCCCTATACTCAGCCTCCTAGTGCTTTATTGGTAGGGTTATTGGGCGATCGCACTTCCATTCCCACTGATAAAGAAAAAACCTTTTCTCAAAACTAAGATCAAAAATCAGGAACTAAGATGATCAAAATGTAGTCAAATAGGATAACTTTGAATAGAGAAAAGATTATTTAGATCCGATAAATTTTTAATTAATTATGCTTAAATCATCACTGCCCATAAAACTCGCTACCATTGCTTTAACCTCCGTTTTAGGTTTGATTCCTCTAAATTCTGCCAAGGCAGGAATATTTGACGAAGTAGAAGTTGACCAAGAAAATTTTATCGCCGTTGCCCAACCTTTTGGGGAAGAAGATAGATTAAATTTAATTGTTGTTGAACAAATTCCTGGCATGAATACCTGTTGGAGTGAGTTTGGTTCTAATCCTATCAATGTCGATTTACTATTAATTAACTTCGACTTTAGTGGCCATTGTCGCCGTGCCACCGATGCCAACGGTTATTCCATCCGTTATGAAGGAGAAGATTTAGGACTAGACTACATTTTAAGTCTTGTCAGACGACAAGGGCAATTACATCTTGTGGGCATTAATATCCGTGAAAATAAACGCATTAATGTGGGTACTGTGGGAGAATATAATGACCAAGCCATGAAAATTAACCTTAACCCAGGCTGGAAATTCACCAGACGTACCTACCAAGGAAATCCTTTAGGTCATGTTTATTTTAGCTATACGGCCCCCCAAGAAGAAATTATGGAGCAAAATAATAATATGAATGAGCCTGATGAGATGAATCAAACCCCCACTGAAGGGCAAATCAGAGATATTATCGCTCCCACCCAGGATAATCAATCCATGAGCAATCCAACCACTCAACCCCAAGCCCAAATTAATTCCCGTCACCGCTACTCTATGCAATCTCGTTTTAGTCGTTAATGGGCTAGTAGATTTTTTTTCATAACCTATTTTTAATGTTTTTTGCTATTGTTTTATCAGTATCCCGTTGATGTATGCTGATTTAACAGTAGCTTTTTTAATATTAAATCATCCTAAAAAATGTTCAAAAAAATTTTTTCCTTCGGTTTATCTCTATCAATTTTTTCCGCTATGACTCCTTGGGCGTGGGCAGGAGATATTATGGAACAAATTCAGGAAACAGGGGTTATTAGGGCAGGTTATCGCTCTGATACTGTGCCTTTTGCCTTTGTGGATGATGATGGAAAGCCTGTGGGGTATGCCATTGAGTTATTAGAATTAATTAGGGAAGAAACCGAAACAAGGTTAGGAAAACCCGTAGAATTAGAATTCATTGAAATTACTCCAAATAATCGCTTTGAACAAATCACAGATGGGATTATTGATATTGAATGTGGCTCGACTACTATTACTTGGGAAAGAAATAATTATGTAGATTTTTCTGCTAGTTATTTTGCTAGTGGCACTCAAATGATTGTTAATAAAGGTAGTAATTGGGCTAATGCGCAATCCCTTGCAGGGGCTAAAATTGCTGTAATTCCTAATACCACTAATGAAACGGCTATTCGTGAGTTTGCCCCCGATGCTGAATTTATCTTCGTGGAAAGTGAGGAGGAGGGCTGGAAAATGGTGCAAGAAGATAAGGTGGTTGGTTTTGCAGGGGATGGTATTTTGTTACAGGCGCTTAAGGCTCAAGTTACTGATTCTGATAGTTATGAAATTGTGCCAGAATTTCCCTACATGATTGAATCCTATGCTTGTACTTTACCTCAGAATGAGTCTGAGTGGCGTAATGTGGTTAATTATAGTTTGGTTAAGTATATGCAAGGGGTTGTGGTGGGAGTGCCTGAATATCAGAATCTTTATTCCCGTTGGTTTGGAGTTAATGGGGTTACTCCTTATCCCATTGAAACCATGGCGGATTATTTTCAGGGTATTGTTAAT is a window of Cyanobacterium stanieri LEGE 03274 DNA encoding:
- a CDS encoding amino acid ABC transporter substrate-binding protein, coding for MFKKIFSFGLSLSIFSAMTPWAWAGDIMEQIQETGVIRAGYRSDTVPFAFVDDDGKPVGYAIELLELIREETETRLGKPVELEFIEITPNNRFEQITDGIIDIECGSTTITWERNNYVDFSASYFASGTQMIVNKGSNWANAQSLAGAKIAVIPNTTNETAIREFAPDAEFIFVESEEEGWKMVQEDKVVGFAGDGILLQALKAQVTDSDSYEIVPEFPYMIESYACTLPQNESEWRNVVNYSLVKYMQGVVVGVPEYQNLYSRWFGVNGVTPYPIETMADYFQGIVNGYEWIRIEGRY
- a CDS encoding DUF3747 domain-containing protein; amino-acid sequence: MLKSSLPIKLATIALTSVLGLIPLNSAKAGIFDEVEVDQENFIAVAQPFGEEDRLNLIVVEQIPGMNTCWSEFGSNPINVDLLLINFDFSGHCRRATDANGYSIRYEGEDLGLDYILSLVRRQGQLHLVGINIRENKRINVGTVGEYNDQAMKINLNPGWKFTRRTYQGNPLGHVYFSYTAPQEEIMEQNNNMNEPDEMNQTPTEGQIRDIIAPTQDNQSMSNPTTQPQAQINSRHRYSMQSRFSR